The following proteins come from a genomic window of Microbacterium sp. SY138:
- a CDS encoding cupin domain-containing protein has translation MDEDTRNVQAALASITEHWQPHRLTSINDYDVKVVKLLGEFVWHTHPDTDELFMVVHGELTIQLRDRDVVLGPNDVFVVPKGVEHCPRADQEVHAILFEPKGTVNTGDAGGEMTSELREFG, from the coding sequence GTGGACGAAGACACACGGAACGTGCAGGCGGCGCTGGCGAGCATCACCGAGCACTGGCAGCCGCATCGATTGACGAGCATCAACGACTACGACGTCAAGGTCGTCAAACTGCTCGGCGAGTTCGTCTGGCACACCCACCCCGATACCGACGAGCTCTTCATGGTGGTGCACGGAGAGCTGACGATCCAGCTGCGCGACCGCGATGTCGTGCTCGGACCGAACGATGTCTTCGTCGTCCCGAAGGGCGTCGAGCACTGCCCGCGCGCCGATCAGGAGGTGCACGCGATCCTCTTCGAGCCGAAGGGCACCGTCAACACGGGCGATGCCGGCGGTGAGATGACATCGGAGCTCCGCGAGTTCGGATAG
- a CDS encoding FliI/YscN family ATPase gives MNAWDAVREAVRPERVGEVSQVRGLSVQVRGLEGAVGDVVTLDGIDAEVVAIGEGGLRCMPLAPVAGLTVGAPARARGGALRVPTGTALLGRVLDGLGRPIDGKGPLTGAVPVSLDHAPPSIMGRDRIDSPLPLGVRALDTLVSVGRGQRVGLFAGSGVGKSSLLSMIARGTEAEVTVIALVGERGREVREFIEDDLGPDGLARSVVVVSTSDQPAMARIRAAYTATRIAEAFRDDGAHAILMMDSLTRVAMAQREIGLSAGEPPATRGYPPSTFSLLAGLLERAGTDTRGSITGIYTVLVDGDDHNEPIADAVRSILDGHVVLDRALALSGHHPAIDVLGSVSRVAGKVTAPERRAHAATLRAVLAARRRANDLIDIGAYQAGADARIDAAIAHEKAISAFLTQSLDETSEIGESWRRLDELVTAFGGVS, from the coding sequence ATGAACGCCTGGGACGCGGTGCGCGAAGCGGTGCGACCGGAGCGTGTCGGGGAGGTCTCCCAGGTGCGCGGGCTGAGTGTGCAGGTGCGCGGACTCGAGGGAGCGGTCGGCGACGTCGTGACCCTCGACGGCATCGATGCCGAGGTCGTTGCGATCGGCGAGGGCGGACTGCGATGCATGCCGCTCGCCCCCGTCGCCGGCCTCACGGTCGGCGCTCCGGCGCGCGCACGCGGAGGGGCGCTGCGTGTACCGACCGGTACCGCGCTGCTCGGACGGGTCCTCGACGGGCTGGGGCGCCCGATCGACGGGAAGGGGCCCCTGACCGGTGCCGTCCCCGTGAGCCTCGACCATGCTCCGCCCTCGATCATGGGGCGGGACCGGATCGACTCGCCTCTTCCCCTCGGCGTACGCGCGCTCGACACGCTCGTGAGCGTCGGACGCGGGCAGCGTGTCGGCCTCTTCGCCGGCTCCGGTGTGGGCAAGTCCTCGCTGCTGTCGATGATCGCGCGCGGCACCGAGGCGGAAGTCACCGTGATCGCCCTCGTCGGCGAGCGCGGTCGCGAGGTGCGCGAGTTCATCGAAGACGATCTGGGACCCGACGGGCTCGCCCGCTCGGTCGTCGTCGTCTCGACCTCGGACCAGCCGGCCATGGCGCGCATCCGTGCGGCCTACACCGCCACGCGGATCGCCGAGGCGTTCCGCGACGACGGCGCCCACGCGATCCTGATGATGGACTCGCTCACCCGCGTGGCGATGGCGCAGCGGGAGATCGGCCTCTCGGCCGGGGAGCCTCCCGCCACCCGGGGCTATCCGCCTTCGACGTTCTCCCTCCTCGCCGGCCTGCTCGAGCGGGCGGGCACCGACACCCGCGGCTCGATCACCGGCATCTACACCGTGCTCGTCGACGGCGACGACCACAACGAGCCCATCGCCGACGCCGTCCGGTCGATCCTCGACGGTCACGTGGTGCTCGATCGCGCCCTCGCTCTCTCCGGTCACCATCCCGCGATCGACGTGCTCGGCTCGGTGTCACGGGTGGCCGGCAAGGTCACCGCTCCCGAACGCCGGGCGCATGCGGCCACGCTGCGCGCCGTGCTCGCGGCGCGGCGGCGCGCGAACGATCTCATCGACATCGGCGCGTACCAGGCCGGGGCGGACGCCCGCATCGACGCGGCGATCGCCCACGAGAAGGCCATCAGCGCCTTCCTCACCCAGTCCCTCGACGAGACGAGCGAGATCGGCGAATCCTGGCGGCGGCTGGACGAACTCGTCACGGCGTTCGGAGGAGTCTCATGA
- a CDS encoding flagellar hook protein FlgE, protein MLRSLFAGISGLRSHQTMLDVTGNNIANVNTTGFKASAVQFQDSLSQLVRNSMMPQQAAGGQNPAQVGLGVQVAGISTNFASGAPQPTGVPTNLMIAGDGFFVVRSGGETLYTRNGGFSFDASGKLVSADGALVQGWTAQNGVIVPGQGIGDIRLPVGALSPATATTTARVTGNLPSGAAVGEQLVRDIKTYDAEGTATSLRLTFTRTATGWNVTEPGGTNTALTFTDGKQPAASSIVSGGVTVDLSAVTGFADVSDVAIKEQNGKPAGTLSSYALMNDGSLVGTFSNGDTEVLARVALAGFVNPGGLEKAGSSQYRPSGNSGEPTLGQAGTDGLGGIISGALEMSNVDLSQEFTNLIVAQRGFQANARIITTSDEVLQELTNLKR, encoded by the coding sequence ATGCTCCGCTCTCTGTTCGCCGGAATCTCGGGTCTGCGTTCGCACCAGACCATGCTCGACGTCACCGGCAACAACATCGCCAACGTCAACACGACCGGGTTCAAGGCCTCGGCCGTGCAGTTCCAGGACTCGCTCTCGCAGCTCGTGCGCAACTCGATGATGCCGCAGCAGGCCGCCGGCGGTCAGAACCCCGCCCAGGTCGGTCTCGGCGTGCAGGTCGCCGGCATCAGCACGAACTTCGCCTCCGGGGCTCCGCAGCCCACCGGCGTGCCGACCAACCTCATGATCGCCGGCGACGGGTTCTTCGTCGTGCGCTCGGGTGGCGAGACCCTGTACACCCGCAACGGCGGTTTCTCGTTCGACGCGAGCGGCAAGCTGGTCTCGGCCGACGGCGCACTCGTGCAGGGCTGGACGGCCCAGAACGGCGTGATCGTGCCCGGTCAGGGCATCGGCGACATCCGCCTTCCGGTCGGAGCGCTCAGCCCCGCAACCGCCACCACCACCGCCCGCGTCACCGGCAACCTGCCCTCCGGTGCCGCCGTCGGCGAGCAGCTGGTGCGCGACATCAAGACCTACGACGCCGAGGGCACGGCCACGTCGCTCCGTCTCACCTTCACCCGCACCGCCACGGGCTGGAACGTCACCGAGCCCGGCGGCACCAACACCGCCCTCACGTTCACCGACGGCAAGCAGCCGGCGGCCTCCTCCATCGTCTCCGGCGGTGTCACGGTCGACCTCTCGGCGGTCACCGGGTTCGCAGACGTCAGCGATGTCGCGATCAAGGAGCAGAACGGCAAGCCGGCCGGCACCCTGAGCTCGTACGCGCTGATGAACGACGGCAGCCTCGTCGGCACATTCAGCAACGGCGACACCGAGGTGCTCGCCCGCGTCGCACTGGCAGGGTTCGTCAACCCGGGCGGACTCGAGAAGGCCGGATCCTCCCAGTACCGCCCGAGCGGGAACTCCGGAGAGCCGACGCTCGGTCAGGCCGGCACCGACGGGCTCGGCGGCATCATCAGCGGCGCGCTCGAGATGTCGAACGTCGACTTGTCGCAGGAGTTCACCAACCTGATCGTCGCGCAGCGCGGCTTCCAGGCGAACGCCCGCATCATCACCACCAGCGACGAGGTGCTGCAGGAGCTCACGAACCTCAAGCGCTGA
- a CDS encoding flagellar hook capping FlgD N-terminal domain-containing protein, with amino-acid sequence MTTVDPISGTIPPSGVQTGSTTPPTERKKTLDSEVFLKLLVTQLTNQDPSSPMNTNEMISQTTQLASMEQLTALTATSTESFALSMRQTAAALIGHEAQYVDEKGVTQKGIVTSVSYAGAVPLVTIGDASIPLDAVSGVALAPRSQS; translated from the coding sequence ATGACCACGGTCGACCCCATCTCCGGCACCATCCCGCCCTCCGGCGTGCAGACGGGCAGCACCACGCCCCCGACGGAGCGCAAGAAGACTCTCGACTCCGAGGTGTTCCTGAAGCTGCTGGTCACACAGCTCACGAACCAGGATCCGAGTTCGCCCATGAACACCAACGAGATGATCTCGCAGACCACGCAGCTGGCCTCGATGGAGCAGTTGACCGCGCTCACGGCGACCTCGACCGAGAGCTTCGCGCTCAGCATGCGCCAGACCGCAGCCGCTCTGATCGGCCATGAAGCGCAGTACGTCGATGAGAAGGGTGTCACACAGAAGGGCATCGTCACCTCGGTGTCCTACGCCGGCGCCGTGCCCCTCGTCACCATCGGCGACGCCTCCATCCCTCTCGACGCCGTCTCCGGCGTCGCCCTCGCTCCCCGTTCGCAGTCCTGA
- a CDS encoding flagellar hook-length control protein FliK, with amino-acid sequence MTSLGIVDLLGARTNRASGIPAHSRQVTPGAAAFADVILDASRASTDDALAGSSAASPAASSADGSSAGGSSADGSASDAPIPSPPAVLPAPTPSHPASPDGAVVGIDGSAARAPLVPGPAPDGADPTTIAEGTLEHEAGAAGLAAHTGSIGAPASSSAAPAAVPANAETRMLASSQSSTPGPTAAPVPGGVAPAVTAAIGTAGHAAPSANPALPTVPRISVGGNPTPTVLGGPGAPIPTTRTGTSETSVTVGDSFPDAATSAAAATSTPVATASPSPTATPTATPGDAALPPVGTTPAPAPVTSVAAPVAVPTARPALLPQIAAPVVSLAQAPDGDHSLTLTVSPENLGPVTVRAHISGGAIHIELHAPNDLGREALRAILIDLRRDLAAAAPHASLLLSSADDGPASSNPQHSAPGNGTGSGNYAGPGSNGGSGNGATGTHGGQPGTGTGRDANALPTTSDGALPTDPSSPADPASPPSLIAPHGGIDVFA; translated from the coding sequence ATGACGTCTCTCGGCATCGTGGATCTGCTCGGCGCGCGGACGAATCGCGCATCGGGTATACCCGCCCACTCCCGGCAGGTCACGCCGGGAGCTGCGGCATTCGCCGACGTCATCCTGGATGCCTCGCGCGCCTCGACCGATGATGCTCTCGCCGGATCATCCGCCGCGTCGCCTGCCGCGTCGTCTGCCGACGGATCATCTGCCGGCGGATCATCGGCGGACGGTTCGGCGTCGGACGCGCCGATCCCGTCTCCCCCGGCTGTCCTCCCTGCGCCCACGCCGAGTCACCCGGCGTCTCCGGATGGTGCCGTGGTCGGCATCGACGGCTCGGCGGCCCGAGCCCCCCTCGTGCCGGGGCCTGCGCCGGACGGCGCGGATCCGACGACGATCGCCGAGGGGACACTCGAGCACGAGGCCGGTGCCGCAGGGCTTGCCGCGCACACCGGGTCGATCGGCGCTCCGGCTTCTTCGTCGGCGGCTCCGGCAGCGGTCCCCGCGAACGCAGAGACCCGCATGCTCGCGTCGTCGCAGAGTTCCACTCCCGGACCTACGGCCGCTCCTGTTCCGGGAGGCGTCGCGCCTGCGGTGACGGCCGCGATCGGCACGGCCGGCCACGCAGCGCCGTCGGCGAACCCGGCTCTCCCGACCGTCCCCCGCATCAGCGTCGGTGGGAATCCGACCCCGACCGTCCTCGGCGGTCCCGGAGCCCCGATCCCGACAACCCGGACAGGAACGTCGGAGACGTCCGTGACCGTCGGCGACAGCTTCCCGGATGCCGCGACATCCGCTGCTGCGGCGACCTCGACTCCCGTCGCCACGGCGTCTCCCTCGCCGACAGCCACGCCGACAGCGACGCCGGGTGACGCGGCCCTCCCTCCCGTGGGCACCACGCCTGCCCCTGCGCCCGTGACCTCCGTGGCGGCTCCGGTCGCGGTCCCCACCGCCCGGCCCGCGCTGCTCCCGCAGATCGCCGCGCCCGTGGTGTCGCTCGCCCAGGCTCCGGACGGCGACCACAGCCTCACCCTGACGGTGTCCCCCGAGAACCTCGGTCCCGTGACCGTGCGGGCGCACATCTCCGGCGGTGCCATCCACATCGAGCTGCACGCGCCGAACGACCTCGGCAGAGAGGCGCTCCGTGCGATCCTCATCGACCTGCGCCGCGACCTGGCCGCTGCGGCACCGCACGCCTCGCTCCTGCTGTCGAGCGCGGACGACGGCCCGGCGTCGTCGAACCCGCAGCATTCCGCCCCGGGCAACGGCACCGGTTCCGGGAACTACGCCGGTCCCGGGAGCAACGGCGGTTCCGGGAACGGCGCCACCGGGACGCACGGCGGCCAGCCGGGAACCGGCACGGGTCGCGACGCGAATGCCCTGCCCACCACGTCCGACGGCGCTCTGCCGACTGATCCGTCGTCACCCGCAGACCCCGCATCTCCCCCGTCCCTCATCGCGCCGCACGGCGGCATCGACGTCTTCGCCTGA
- a CDS encoding LPXTG cell wall anchor domain-containing protein, whose translation MSRTNRPAENQLRRFLLALIAIIGLVGAGLVVPLAAQAAESSLRIDKLVDGLDTQDSLQPGDEFTYTVDLVCDDVDCLNVVLTDTLPAEFAGFQFVGSSYTPSTLPLNVTTTGCVEEGGVPVEVTDDCSVMVVFEQPVDGGVGLEAGGTLKLSVVLRAPLDLPADWAYNGDTVTNTATADWDNGPGDVPATISDTADAVVTIDTVIGVEASKSWSPASQQFDPGATSQITIGAQNQSNIGGDALVIQEPTGAVDGAATLSADNPFRIVDFQGFVSTTLPPDATTVQVDAYVYDEGTGTWSWQTGTPGSVPGLPAGVDPGDVGGIRLTYAGGTIASDATASTGFTVEQRATDRNDESSLATGASVTNSVTSIVNAPGGATASDEATAPYEIGPLTVDVVAGKTITPAELPAGGDAMAELTATNTSNGPVQSLSISDLGFFDAEMLFGGFPSGIPYPDGATAGAITWYIDGVAQPPVPFADGDAPTPPTGTVTGFVIDFTGQIPAGTVATIDVGIEPSLALVSTEAPTHQRTNSIDVTATNDVGTADDAAADDITVYFPQIGVAVDKQITPGGAVEPGNSVVASLTATTETGVAQVDPTQIVVEDSWRDDQADDFWNAFDIVAIAPTQVPPNTTATVEYQRPDGSWATLATVSTGETAQTFQMSRAEFAAALTPPDLPSDVTGIRFTFDNPDGFSQGFSVVPNVVFDARADLRDGSGPTDPRDAPEDEQSAQEPTVYENEASAQSHGEVDGLPEGIDSDVVTDQDTIGVQTPATGEGVGVDANKRWVQTSDKTTDADFLDAQSGAIVSTRNEWRTGTRGIDTLVLTDPATAPDMDPPGAASTVFQAFDLLSIDPVTLADDPLLAWDDITEVWLFVDGVWTPIAAPGGTWMGADGFVGYTLTPAQTAGTTGVRLVYEPDDAARTASTDPTRPEPGSGLATSAVGEYRPTFLTWELRNVVRDDTATGDRWVSADETFNDPDPGIVWNSLRGDWTSAAGNGSDSEQDNITLIDQPPLVSVEKTVTPSSVTIPESADVDPANYPDVMFDIDARNDSTARASYVRVTDPIPCAAGAADQCVSAPGAWADDPFDDAVYDADTNPYERLTVQSLTFAYPVEQVDPAASTVTLWDRATDGTLSTRTLSVTDAGTLTAGDLATVVGVSVVFHGIDPTTEGGSIRAGEDLSVGIVTKVRQYERSDADQLVEPGTVANDVIAQSYDPVLTPSGNASTPSDTANDTVALVSALLDATLAKTIDPESILETQLQDPVTVTLDATDGSSTAATQQVTITDADAAFWNAMQLAPDPALTVVLPAGADQVRIDALVGSTWVEGAFAATAALPTAADPAAIVGLRAVFRNAAGEVFSRNAPPDDWTAQLAFDIVALTTQRDGTDLSLPTTLPNTATVVSERLDGLYADADADADADLTIDPGTHELDVVKSQPGTSHVVSIGASLPWTLQFTNTGTGFLTIDQLVDTLPEYLDWDFSPPTYQTSAGGTLSTDVSALIDDTGKNVTFTWPEGGNRMSPGEVFTITVNLVLAPGLALDEFTTNTFVVTTDEALTACTNASGNGEGTVSGLDDDQCGTTNYVQPSPGGSLAAYKYVKGEVDGDLVDGEVNLNNPDAACPLDPDGYTRTPCAAYTAVGATDDWRLSVVNSGTVGFETVSIVDPLPRIGDRLLATGAARNTTFDPVLLPESLAANILPVGATLTLDVTTSASPCVGTGSSSAWFGDLLCDTTATWVPVRSYAGAWEEVTGIRVTIDFTATAAGSFGPGQVLSLHYETQNVPESPEYPDLAPITVPDAGGFAWNQMGAVGTDAGGREYSVAPVQAGVTLLDGDLGVQKVLAGDTGRAPDSFDFLVECTVAGVPLVLPAGGTLTVSSADDLRTRLDGLPLGSVCRVSETGAVGAFGEGSRLNDGQTVTITTPATGGEPPTSQIAAITNVYLVPPPDPNPDGGGGGLPSTGVDGPAVSLFAGIGILLLLAGGLLVRRRRHGVALT comes from the coding sequence ATGTCCAGGACGAATCGACCCGCCGAGAACCAGCTGCGCCGCTTCCTCTTGGCCCTCATCGCCATCATCGGGCTCGTCGGTGCCGGACTGGTCGTCCCGCTGGCCGCCCAGGCCGCAGAATCCTCGCTCCGCATCGACAAGCTCGTCGACGGACTCGATACGCAGGACTCCCTGCAGCCCGGCGATGAGTTCACCTACACGGTCGATCTGGTCTGCGACGACGTGGACTGCCTCAACGTGGTCCTCACGGACACCCTTCCGGCCGAGTTCGCCGGCTTCCAGTTCGTCGGCTCGTCGTACACCCCCTCCACTCTGCCGCTGAACGTCACCACGACCGGATGCGTCGAAGAAGGCGGTGTACCCGTCGAGGTCACCGACGACTGCTCGGTCATGGTCGTCTTCGAGCAGCCCGTGGATGGCGGAGTCGGCCTCGAAGCCGGCGGAACCCTCAAGCTCAGCGTGGTGCTGCGCGCACCGCTCGACCTGCCCGCCGACTGGGCGTACAACGGCGACACCGTGACGAACACCGCGACGGCGGACTGGGACAACGGCCCAGGAGACGTCCCCGCGACCATCTCGGACACGGCGGATGCGGTCGTCACGATCGACACGGTCATCGGGGTCGAGGCCAGCAAGAGCTGGTCGCCCGCCTCGCAGCAGTTCGACCCCGGCGCGACCTCCCAGATCACGATCGGCGCCCAGAACCAGTCGAACATCGGCGGCGACGCACTCGTGATCCAGGAGCCGACGGGCGCCGTCGACGGAGCGGCGACCCTCAGCGCCGACAATCCTTTCCGCATCGTCGACTTCCAAGGGTTCGTATCCACGACCCTTCCCCCGGACGCGACCACGGTCCAGGTCGACGCGTATGTCTACGACGAGGGAACGGGGACGTGGAGCTGGCAGACCGGCACACCGGGCAGCGTTCCCGGGCTGCCGGCCGGCGTCGACCCCGGTGATGTCGGCGGCATCCGCCTGACCTATGCCGGTGGCACCATCGCCTCGGATGCCACCGCCTCCACGGGCTTCACCGTGGAGCAGCGCGCGACGGATCGCAACGACGAGAGCTCGCTCGCTACGGGCGCCTCCGTCACGAACAGCGTCACGTCCATCGTGAACGCACCCGGCGGCGCGACGGCGAGCGACGAGGCAACGGCGCCCTACGAGATCGGTCCGCTGACCGTCGACGTGGTCGCGGGCAAGACGATCACTCCGGCGGAGCTCCCCGCCGGCGGAGACGCGATGGCGGAGCTCACGGCGACGAACACGTCGAACGGCCCTGTGCAGAGCCTCAGCATCTCCGATCTCGGCTTCTTCGACGCCGAGATGCTCTTCGGCGGCTTCCCCTCCGGCATCCCGTACCCGGACGGAGCCACCGCCGGCGCGATCACCTGGTACATCGACGGGGTCGCGCAGCCTCCCGTCCCGTTCGCGGACGGGGACGCGCCGACCCCGCCCACAGGCACCGTCACCGGCTTCGTCATCGACTTCACCGGCCAGATCCCTGCCGGCACGGTCGCGACGATCGACGTGGGAATCGAGCCCTCGCTCGCGCTCGTCAGCACCGAGGCACCGACGCACCAGCGGACGAACAGCATCGACGTGACCGCGACCAACGACGTGGGTACCGCTGACGACGCAGCGGCCGATGACATCACGGTCTACTTCCCGCAGATCGGGGTCGCGGTCGACAAGCAGATCACGCCGGGCGGCGCCGTCGAACCGGGCAACAGTGTGGTCGCCAGCCTGACCGCGACCACCGAGACGGGCGTCGCGCAGGTGGATCCGACCCAGATCGTCGTCGAGGACTCCTGGCGCGACGACCAGGCGGACGACTTCTGGAACGCGTTCGACATCGTGGCGATCGCGCCCACCCAGGTCCCGCCGAACACCACCGCGACGGTCGAGTACCAGCGGCCGGACGGATCGTGGGCGACGCTCGCCACGGTCAGCACAGGCGAGACCGCGCAGACGTTCCAGATGAGCCGTGCAGAGTTCGCGGCCGCGCTCACGCCACCCGATCTCCCCTCCGACGTCACCGGGATACGGTTCACCTTCGACAACCCGGACGGATTCTCCCAGGGGTTCAGCGTCGTGCCGAACGTCGTCTTCGATGCGCGGGCCGACCTGCGCGACGGATCCGGCCCCACCGACCCGCGGGATGCCCCCGAGGACGAGCAGTCCGCGCAGGAGCCCACTGTCTATGAGAACGAGGCGAGCGCGCAGAGCCACGGGGAGGTCGACGGCCTGCCCGAGGGGATCGACAGCGACGTCGTGACCGACCAGGACACGATCGGTGTGCAGACTCCCGCCACCGGCGAGGGCGTGGGCGTCGACGCGAACAAGCGGTGGGTCCAGACGAGCGACAAGACCACCGATGCCGACTTCCTCGATGCGCAGTCCGGCGCGATCGTCTCCACGCGCAACGAGTGGCGGACGGGGACCCGCGGGATCGACACCCTCGTCCTCACCGATCCCGCCACGGCTCCGGACATGGATCCCCCGGGCGCAGCGAGCACCGTGTTCCAGGCTTTCGACCTGCTGAGCATCGATCCGGTCACTCTCGCCGACGATCCCCTGCTCGCCTGGGACGACATCACCGAGGTCTGGCTCTTCGTCGATGGCGTGTGGACCCCCATCGCCGCGCCGGGAGGAACCTGGATGGGAGCCGACGGATTCGTCGGCTACACGCTCACGCCCGCGCAGACCGCCGGGACGACGGGAGTCCGACTGGTCTACGAGCCCGATGACGCCGCACGCACCGCGAGCACGGATCCCACGCGACCCGAACCGGGCTCCGGACTCGCGACGTCCGCCGTCGGAGAATATCGGCCGACCTTCCTCACCTGGGAGCTGCGCAACGTCGTGCGCGACGACACGGCGACAGGCGACCGCTGGGTGAGCGCCGACGAGACCTTCAACGACCCCGACCCCGGCATCGTGTGGAACAGCCTCCGCGGTGACTGGACCTCGGCAGCGGGCAACGGCAGCGACTCGGAGCAGGACAACATCACCCTGATCGACCAGCCGCCGCTCGTCTCGGTGGAGAAGACCGTCACGCCGTCGAGCGTGACGATCCCGGAGTCCGCCGACGTCGACCCCGCGAACTATCCGGACGTGATGTTCGACATCGATGCCAGGAACGACAGCACCGCACGCGCGTCGTACGTGCGCGTGACCGATCCGATCCCCTGCGCGGCCGGAGCGGCGGACCAGTGCGTGAGCGCTCCCGGCGCCTGGGCGGATGACCCGTTCGACGACGCGGTCTACGACGCGGACACCAACCCCTACGAGCGCCTCACCGTGCAATCGCTCACCTTCGCCTACCCGGTCGAACAGGTGGACCCCGCCGCGTCGACCGTCACGCTCTGGGACCGCGCGACCGATGGCACGCTCAGCACCCGCACGCTCTCCGTGACCGACGCGGGAACGCTCACCGCCGGCGATCTCGCCACCGTGGTCGGGGTCAGCGTCGTGTTCCACGGCATCGACCCCACGACCGAGGGCGGCAGCATCCGCGCCGGGGAAGATCTGAGCGTCGGGATCGTCACCAAGGTGCGGCAGTACGAGCGTTCGGATGCCGATCAGCTCGTGGAGCCCGGCACCGTCGCCAACGACGTGATCGCCCAGTCCTACGACCCGGTCCTGACCCCTTCCGGCAACGCCTCGACGCCGAGCGACACCGCGAACGACACCGTGGCGCTCGTCAGCGCTCTGCTGGATGCGACGCTCGCGAAGACCATCGATCCGGAATCGATTCTCGAGACCCAGCTGCAAGACCCCGTCACCGTGACACTCGATGCGACGGACGGCTCCTCCACCGCGGCGACCCAGCAGGTCACCATCACGGATGCGGACGCCGCCTTCTGGAACGCGATGCAGTTGGCCCCCGACCCTGCGCTGACCGTGGTGCTGCCGGCCGGTGCCGACCAGGTGCGGATCGACGCGCTCGTGGGATCGACCTGGGTCGAAGGTGCGTTCGCGGCGACTGCGGCGCTCCCCACGGCGGCGGATCCGGCCGCGATCGTCGGCCTTCGGGCGGTGTTCCGCAATGCCGCCGGAGAGGTCTTCTCGCGCAATGCACCGCCCGACGACTGGACCGCGCAGCTCGCGTTCGACATCGTCGCGCTCACCACACAGCGAGATGGCACCGACCTGTCGCTGCCGACGACGCTCCCGAACACGGCGACGGTCGTGAGCGAGCGACTCGATGGACTGTATGCGGATGCCGACGCCGACGCCGATGCCGACCTGACGATCGATCCCGGGACGCACGAGCTCGATGTCGTGAAGTCGCAGCCCGGAACCAGCCACGTCGTGTCCATCGGCGCCAGCCTCCCGTGGACGCTGCAGTTCACCAACACCGGCACCGGTTTCCTCACGATCGACCAGCTCGTCGACACGCTCCCCGAGTACCTCGATTGGGACTTCTCGCCACCGACCTATCAGACCTCGGCGGGGGGCACGCTGTCGACGGACGTGTCGGCTCTGATCGACGACACCGGCAAGAACGTGACCTTCACCTGGCCGGAGGGCGGGAATCGGATGTCACCCGGTGAGGTCTTCACGATCACCGTGAACCTCGTGCTGGCCCCGGGACTCGCCCTCGACGAGTTCACGACCAACACGTTCGTCGTCACGACCGATGAGGCGCTCACCGCCTGCACGAATGCGTCCGGCAACGGGGAAGGCACGGTATCCGGCCTCGACGACGACCAGTGCGGAACGACCAACTATGTCCAGCCGTCACCGGGAGGATCCCTCGCGGCGTACAAGTACGTCAAGGGCGAAGTCGACGGCGACCTGGTCGACGGCGAGGTCAACCTGAACAACCCCGACGCGGCCTGCCCGCTCGACCCCGACGGCTACACCCGCACACCGTGCGCCGCCTACACCGCTGTCGGCGCCACGGACGACTGGCGGCTCTCCGTCGTGAACAGCGGCACGGTCGGATTCGAGACCGTATCGATCGTCGATCCCCTGCCGCGGATCGGCGACCGGCTGCTGGCGACCGGCGCTGCACGCAACACCACATTCGACCCGGTGCTCCTCCCCGAGTCCCTGGCCGCGAACATCCTCCCGGTCGGAGCGACCCTGACCCTGGACGTGACGACCTCGGCTTCGCCCTGCGTGGGCACGGGATCGAGCTCGGCATGGTTCGGCGATCTGCTCTGCGACACCACCGCGACCTGGGTGCCCGTCCGCTCCTACGCCGGCGCGTGGGAGGAGGTGACCGGAATCCGGGTCACGATCGACTTCACCGCCACGGCGGCCGGGTCGTTCGGCCCTGGCCAGGTGCTGTCGCTGCACTACGAGACGCAGAACGTCCCGGAATCGCCGGAGTATCCGGACCTCGCTCCGATCACCGTCCCCGATGCCGGGGGCTTCGCGTGGAATCAGATGGGCGCGGTGGGCACGGATGCCGGCGGGCGCGAGTACTCCGTGGCCCCCGTGCAGGCCGGGGTCACCCTGCTCGATGGCGACCTCGGGGTGCAGAAGGTGCTGGCCGGCGACACGGGGCGAGCTCCGGACAGCTTCGATTTCCTCGTCGAGTGCACGGTCGCCGGCGTTCCCCTCGTGCTCCCCGCAGGCGGCACCCTCACCGTGTCGAGCGCGGACGACCTTCGCACGCGCCTCGACGGGCTCCCGCTGGGGTCGGTGTGCCGAGTGTCCGAGACCGGTGCGGTCGGTGCCTTCGGAGAGGGGTCGAGGCTCAACGACGGCCAGACCGTCACGATCACCACCCCGGCCACCGGAGGTGAGCCGCCGACGTCTCAGATCGCGGCGATCACGAACGTGTACCTCGTTCCACCCCCGGATCCGAATCCGGACGGCGGCGGCGGCGGCCTCCCGTCCACCGGAGTCGACGGGCCCGCCGTATCCCTGTTCGCAGGGATCGGGATCCTGCTCCTCCTCGCCGGGGGACTCCTGGTCCGCCGTCGACGTCACGGGGTCGCCCTCACCTGA